In Myripristis murdjan chromosome 9, fMyrMur1.1, whole genome shotgun sequence, the following proteins share a genomic window:
- the LOC115364710 gene encoding gibberellin-regulated protein 14-like — MDEASVLLEKLQTLGHRAVVIVAKPGKKPATWHTQVVHPKWQLTAQAAKCLDRMKALFELLITGWTNQQPSTGSAIQPSTATAIEPSTSVVQPSTATAIEPSTSVVQPSTATAIGPSTSVVQPSTATAIEPWTSVVQPSTATAIGPSTSVVQPSTATAIEPWTSVVQPSTATAIEPSTSVVQPSTATAIDPLTSVVQPPLPSCPPTIKPSTCPGIHPSTTHHGIQPTTSPEHTVAKKNQGLPPKKKPRKDSPGECSHMIGGKDQYYPVKRVVKTKMQKGKQMELVEWEPCSMCGKMWPLQWVAKENTKDDT; from the exons ATGGATGAGGCATCTGTGTTG ctggaaAAATTGCAGACACTGGGACACAGAGCTGTAGTGATTGTTGCCAAACCAGGCAAAAAGCCTGCCACTTGGCACACACAGGTTGTGCACCCCAAGTGGCAGTTGACGGCTCAAGCTGCAAAGTGCCTTGATAGAATGAAGGCCCTATTTGAGTTGCTGATCACTG GTTGGACAAACCAGCAGCCCTCCACCGGCTCAGCCATCCAGCCCTCCACTGCCACTGCCATCGAGCCCTCGACCTCTGTCGTCCAGCCCTCCACTGCCACTGCCATCGAGCCCTCGACCTCTGTCGTCCAGCCCTCCACTGCCACTGCCATCGGCCCCTCGACCTCTGTCGTCCAGCCCTCCACTGCCACTGCCATCGAGCCCTGGACCTCTGTCGTCCAGCCCTCCACTGCCACTGCCATCGGCCCCTCGACCTCTGTCGTCCAGCCCTCCACTGCCACTGCCATCGAGCCCTGGACCTCTGTCGTCCAGCCCTCCACTGCCACAGCCATCGAGCCCTCGACCTCTGTCGTCCAGCCCTCCACTGCCACTGCCATCGACCCCTTGACCTCTGTCGTCCAGCCTCCGCTGCCATCCTGCCCTCCTACCATCAAACCTTCCACCTGTCCTGGCATCCATCCCTCTACCACGCATCATGGCATTCAGCCCACCACCAGTCCTGAGCACACAGTTGCTAAAAAGAACCAGG GTTTGCCTCCGAAGAAGAAACCAAGGAAAGATTCACCTGGAG AATGCAGCCATATGATCGGGGGAAAGGACCAGTATTATCCAGTGAAGCGCGTCGTAAAGACGAAAATGCAGAAG GGGAAGCAAATGGAGTTGGTGGAGTGGGAGCCCTGTTCCATGTG TGGAAAGATGTGGCCTCTGCAGTGGGTggcaaaggaaaacacaaaagatgACACCTAG